Genomic DNA from Sardina pilchardus chromosome 4, fSarPil1.1, whole genome shotgun sequence:
tctctctctctctctctccctctctctccctctctctccctctctctccctctctctccctctctctctctctctctctctctctctctctagtctgtCCATATAGGTAGCCCACGGCTGGAGCCTCCCAAGCCAGATAAGCAGTTCCTGCTGTCCCCTCCTCCGTCTCCCCCTGTGGGCTGGGAGCAGGTGCCGGACGCCAGGCCCGTCATCAACTATGACCTGCTCTGCGCCATCGCCAAACTCGGACCAGGTACGCAGACGCATgcggcctcctcttcctcctcttcctcctcttcctcctcttccttctttctatctctctgtctctttctgtcacttttcactctctgtcactttctttctctttctgtcactctctctctctcacacacacacacacacacacacacacacatacagaatgtaCGGTACATAATCTGTTCACAGCCGGTGTCTGTGATGGTGTTTCCTGCCGTGTGTCTGAAgtgcctccttctccttctggcGTTCCAGGCGAGAAGTACGAGCTGCACAGCGGCACCCCCACCACGCCCAGCGTGGTCGTGCACGTGTGCGAGAGCGAGCAGGACAGCTCGGGCGGCGAGGACGAGACGGACGCCGCCGCCCGCCGCCCGCGGCCCAAGATCATCCAGACGCGCCGGCCCGACTACCCCGACTACCCCGTAACGCAGTGAACAGCGtggcgaccaatcacatcgcaccgatctctctctctctctctgctttacgATCACGGGGGGAAAAAGGGGGCCCTGACGACGGGAGGTGGGCGGGAGGACTGACGGCCTGACAT
This window encodes:
- the rcan1a gene encoding calcipressin-1a isoform X1 is translated as MEQARDDEVATVDVQFTDLPNALVACKVSEELFGDHSLKASFEELFRSFDPEATLQFFKSFRRVRINFSDALAAAEARAALHKSDFHGKEVRLYFAQSVHIGSPRLEPPKPDKQFLLSPPPSPPVGWEQVPDARPVINYDLLCAIAKLGPGEKYELHSGTPTTPSVVVHVCESEQDSSGGEDETDAAARRPRPKIIQTRRPDYPDYPVTQ
- the rcan1a gene encoding calcipressin-1a isoform X2; this translates as MHLKSMKCNRFCLIASLEDPDMFNQPQARASFEELFRSFDPEATLQFFKSFRRVRINFSDALAAAEARAALHKSDFHGKEVRLYFAQSVHIGSPRLEPPKPDKQFLLSPPPSPPVGWEQVPDARPVINYDLLCAIAKLGPGEKYELHSGTPTTPSVVVHVCESEQDSSGGEDETDAAARRPRPKIIQTRRPDYPDYPVTQ